The window GATGCGGCCGCTGATATCGGCGTGACAGTTCGTATCGTCGATGCTGACGAGTGGGCGCATGGCGACGCAACGGGCGTCTGCAAATATCGGAGTAAGCGTGATCTCCAACCAGTCGTCGAGGCGAAAGCCCGCTCGAATCAGGCCGAACTCGCGGTCACGCTGATTCACGAGTACGCCCATGCACTCCTCCACGCAGACATCACCGACGAAACCGAGCGGGCGAAACGCGAGGTCGAAGCAGAAGCCGTCGCGTACATTGTTGGCCGGTACTGCGGGCTCAACACGAGTGGGTCGGCCTTCTACCTCGCTGCATGGCAGGGCGATGACTCGGAGGTAATCCAGAAGCGCCTCGGTCGAATCAGTTCGACCGCTCAGGAAATCATTGGGTCGCTTGAGGGGTAACGCCTGGGAACTACCCCGCTTTACTCGCTCTTTGAGGAAGAGACGTAATACCTGAAGTTCAGCTAACTGTTGCCGCCACCTATTTATATGCTGTTGCACAAAATCAGATAGTGTCTGATATGGCAAAACGAGATATAACGATCTGCATTGATGCGTATCCAGATACAGATGCCGGTATCTTCCGCATCGGGGCCGCAGACGATATTCTCCGACTGCTGGCCGACGCTCACGAGACAGAGTTCACAATACCGGAACTTGTGGATGCGACCGACGTCACCCGCTCAACCGTCTGGCGAGCAGTCGACCTCCTTGACAGTATCGGGGCTGTCCGGATTCGAGAGACACCACAGCGCAACTACGTCGCGATCAACCTGAATCGACTCCAGAAAGACGACCCGATACTCGCCATCGAACAATCAGAGTTCCACACCCCGATTCGGACATTCATCGAACACACCCAAGAGGCATTCGCCGATACTGATGACATCAGCGAACTTCTCGGCATCGTTGTCTTCGGAAGTGTCGCCCGTGGAGACGCTGATCGCCAGAGCGACATCGACCTCTTCGTCGTAGTCGAAGGAAACCGGACGACCGCTCGACGCATCATCACGGACGTCGTTGCTGATCTACAAACCCAACGCTTCGATGGAGACCGGTTTGAGTTCGAGCCATACGTCGAATCTGTGGAGAGTGCACGCAGGGCCGGAGCGAAACTTCGCGAGATTTTCGCTGAAGGGATTACAGTATACGGAAGCGACCAGCTTCAATCAATCAGAAAATCGGTGGTTGCTAATGAGTAGTACACAAATCGAGCAACTCATCAACGAGGTGCAAGCCGCGTTCGACCGCCGCCCAACTGAGATTGAATCCGGACTCGATGTGGAGGACGCAGCACTCCTCCAGTTGCGGAAAGCCTGTCGGTTGCTCGCTGGCGCCGAAGCACTCCGTGAGGCGAATTATTACACGCTTGTTATCGAGGCCTCCTTTGTCGCCATCGAACGGTCAGTTGAGTTCCGACTACTCGAGCGAGGAACAATGCAACCGGATGATCTACCGGGTACTCATCCTGGTGTCTACCGAGAGGCGGCGACAAGAGGCATCTTTTCTGAAACGATGGCGGAGGATCTTGCCGATCTGTGGCGTGATCACCGAGCAAAGACGTACTATCAGGATGGCCTTGCCTCAGCAGATCGTGCTGAAGCAATGTACGCACTCGCCAGCGAAATTCACGCTTACATCAACGGACGGTCTCGACAGAGTCACGAGTGTCTCTGTGACGAGATCGACTGAGTCTTAACCGAAATAACTCGCGCTGTGGTCGAACGTCGCTACGGACTCGGTAATCATATCGCCGTGTTCAGCTAAGTAAGGACTTCAAGTTCGATGCTCTGTAACATTGTACGAAACTCGTTTATAATGGAGTTTCGAGCAATGTTACAGCCGGTGCATTGAGTTGACGGAAAAT is drawn from Halorussus lipolyticus and contains these coding sequences:
- a CDS encoding nucleotidyltransferase domain-containing protein, with the protein product MAKRDITICIDAYPDTDAGIFRIGAADDILRLLADAHETEFTIPELVDATDVTRSTVWRAVDLLDSIGAVRIRETPQRNYVAINLNRLQKDDPILAIEQSEFHTPIRTFIEHTQEAFADTDDISELLGIVVFGSVARGDADRQSDIDLFVVVEGNRTTARRIITDVVADLQTQRFDGDRFEFEPYVESVESARRAGAKLREIFAEGITVYGSDQLQSIRKSVVANE